From Medicago truncatula cultivar Jemalong A17 chromosome 7, MtrunA17r5.0-ANR, whole genome shotgun sequence, a single genomic window includes:
- the LOC11425669 gene encoding probable serine/threonine-protein kinase WNK9: MNCVTQLETDDSDFVEVDPTGRYGRYHEILGKGASKTVYRAFDEYQGIEVAWNQIKLYDFLQNPEDLERLYCEIHLLKTLKHKNIMKFYTSWVDTANRNINFVTELFTSGTLRQYRLKHKRVNIRAVKHWCRQILQGLHYLHSHDPPVIHRDLKCDNIFINGNQGEVKIGDLGLAAILRKSHAAHCVGTPEFMAPEVYEEEYNELVDIYSFGMCVLEMVTFEYPYSECSHPAQIYKKVSSGKKPDALYKVKDPEVREFVEKCLATASLRLSARELLDDPFLRIDDDEYDLGSVDVGEFGDLGPLVSQSFFSIDRSYSNISTEYSNGFGYEVDWYSQPTEIEHGIELFECHDDEPSKDVDISIKGKRKDDGGIFLRLRIADKEDHIRNIYFPFDIELDTALSVATEMVAELDITDQDVTSIAHMIDGEIASLVPEWRPGPGIDETINYSNQSFCDNCVSNHTTDTDSLLRNQSAKNLHLLQCCMHGCASMHGRFEEITFQSEDYDDIHVSEDAPNISSKSDFLQYQESWNQHESRELSPVESTRSHSDEQYELLDKSFLIEDKREGIRENSFAPNAGNSLKDLSGNHYLSTIGSLYCGVENDYEKEIQHELRWLKAKYQMELWELKDKQLGVEAKSPHIEHKTPPETETVNGFDNGIHFHNYKDCDSSYNSREQKSHPNLDTRRVQNCGVICSKEEDMATAKSFYTRLFLPDTLHRTISLPVDAVDV, translated from the exons ATGAATTGTGTGACACAGCTTGAAACAGATGACtctgattttgttgaagttgatCCAACCGGTAGATATGGCAGA TACCATGAAATTCTTGGCAAAGGAGCTTCCAAAACAGT ATATAGAGCATTTGATGAGTATCAAGGGATTGAAGTTGCTtggaatcaaatcaaactaTATGATTTCCTACAAAACCCCGAAGATCTCGAGAGGCTTTACTGCGAAATTCATCTCCTCAAGACGTTGAAGCACAAAAACATTATGAAATTTTATACTTCTTGGGTTGATACTGCAAATAGGAATATCAACTTTGTCACTGAATTGTTTACTTCTGGTACTCTTAGACA GTATAGGCTAAAGCACAAGAGGGTTAATATTAGAGCAGTGAAGCATTGGTGTAGACAGATCCTGCAAGGACTTCATTATCTTCATAGCCACGACCCACCTGTGATCCATAGAGATCTTAAATGTGATAATATTTTCATTAATGGAAATCAAGGGGAAGTGAAGATTGGGGATCTTGGTTTGGCAGCAATTCTCCGGAAATCACATGCTGCTCATTGTGTAG GAACACCCGAATTCATGGCACCAGAAGTATATGAAGAGGAATATAATGAATTAGTTGACATATATTCCTTTGGTATGTGCGTATTAGAAATGGTCACATTTGAGTATCCTTATAGTGAATGCAGCCATCCAGCACAGATCTACAAGAAAGTTTCTTCT GGGAAAAAACCAGATGCTTTGTATAAAGTGAAGGATCCAGAAGTGCGAGAGTTCGTTGAGAAATGTCTTGCAACTGCGTCTCTAAGGCTGTCTGCAAGGGAGCTTCTAGATGATCCTTTTCTTCGAATTGATGATGACGAATATGATTTGGGGTCGGTAGATGTTGGAGAGTTTGGTGACTTGGGTCCTCTCGTTAGTCAGTCATTCTTTTCAATTGACCGCAGCTATAGTAACATAAGTACTGAATACTCCAATGGTTTTGGGTATGAAGTAGATTGGTATTCTCAGCCAACCGAGATTGAACATGGAATTGAACTTTTTGAGTGCCATGACGATGAACCCTCCAAAGATGTTGACATAAGCATCAAAGGCAAGAGGAAAGACGACGGTGGTATCTTTTTGAGACTAAGAATTGCAGACAAAGAAG ATCATATCCGAAACATTTATTTCCCATTTGACATAGAGTTGGACACAGCATTAAGCGTAGCGACTGAAATGGTTGCGGAACTCGACATTACAGATCAGGATGTTACCAGTATAGCCCATATGATAGATGGAGAAATTGCTTCTTTGGTACCTGAATGGAGGCCAGGACCAGGAATTGATGAAACCATCAACTATTCAAATCAAAGTTTCTGTGACAATTGTGTGTCTAATCATACTACAGATACAGATTCTCTTTTACGTAATCAAAGTGCAAAAAACTTGCACCTTCTTCAATGCTGCATGCACGGATGTGCTTCAATGCACGGCCGGTTCGAGGAGATTACATTCCAATCGGAGGACTATGACGACATCCATGTTAGCGAGGATGCACCTAACATATCAAGCAAATCAGATTTCTTGCAGTATCAGGAATCATGGAATCAGCACGAAAGCCGTGAACTGAGTCCTGTAGAGTCTACTCGAAGCCATTCTGACGAACAATATGAACTATTAGATAAATCATTTCTGATTGAAGATAAAAGAGAGGGTATTCGGGAAAACAGTTTCGCACCCAACGCAGGAAACTCCTTGAAAGATTTATCAGGAAACCATTATTTATCTACTATTGGTTCGCTATATTGTGGAGTTGAGAATGATTACGAGAAAGAGATCCAACATGAGTTGAGATGGCTGAAAGCAAAATATCAAATGGAATTGTGGGAACTTAAGGATAAACAGTTGGGTGTAGAAGCTAAATCTCCACATATTGAGCACAAAACACCACCAGAAACCGAAACAGTGAACGGATTCGATAATGGGATTCATTTCCATAATTACAAGGATTGTGATTCCAGTTACAATTCTCGAGAACAGAAGAGCCATCCCAATCTTGACACCCGAAGGGTCCAAAATTGCGGTGTGATATGTTCTAAGGAAGAAGATATGGCTACTGCAAAGAGTTTTTACACAAGGTTGTTTCTTCCAGACACTCTACACAGGACTATTTCCCTTCCTGTTGATGCTGTggatgtataa